A genome region from Micromonospora peucetia includes the following:
- a CDS encoding SRPBCC family protein, with protein sequence MTVTHGRPPTAEITDILVTNCGLDADAAARAPAASLEELGMDSLALLELSAVVADRWQVQIPEQAGQLSIAGVAELVARRAETPGHTENSVLITAPLPLVWDVTNDVANWPELFTEYARAEILHRDGDTVRFRLTMHPDENGVAWSWVSERTADPGTRQVRAQRVETGPFEYMRIHWRYTQEPGGTRMTWVQDFAMKPTALVDNAGMTDRINANSAVQLAVIKEKIERLAGADGGRIPAGTDGSTGAGDE encoded by the coding sequence ATGACCGTCACCCATGGCCGTCCGCCAACCGCCGAGATCACCGACATCCTGGTAACCAACTGCGGGCTGGACGCCGACGCGGCCGCCCGCGCCCCGGCCGCCTCCCTGGAGGAGCTCGGCATGGACTCGCTGGCGCTGCTCGAACTCTCCGCCGTGGTCGCCGACCGGTGGCAGGTGCAGATCCCCGAGCAGGCCGGGCAGCTCAGCATCGCGGGCGTGGCCGAGCTGGTCGCCCGCCGCGCCGAGACGCCCGGGCACACCGAGAACAGCGTCCTCATCACCGCGCCTCTGCCGCTGGTCTGGGACGTCACCAACGACGTCGCCAACTGGCCGGAGCTGTTCACCGAGTACGCCCGCGCGGAGATCCTGCACCGCGACGGCGACACGGTACGGTTCCGGCTCACCATGCACCCCGACGAGAACGGGGTGGCGTGGAGCTGGGTCAGCGAACGCACCGCCGACCCGGGCACCCGGCAGGTCCGCGCCCAGCGGGTGGAGACCGGGCCGTTCGAGTACATGCGCATCCACTGGCGCTACACACAGGAGCCCGGCGGCACCCGGATGACCTGGGTGCAGGACTTCGCCATGAAACCGACCGCCCTGGTGGACAACGCCGGCATGACCGACCGGATCAACGCCAACAGCGCGGTGCAGCTCGCCGTGATCAAGGAGAAGATCGAGCGGCTGGCCGGTGCCGACGGTGGCCGGATCCCGGCCGGCACCGACGGGTCGACGGGGGCCGGCGATGAGTGA
- a CDS encoding beta-ketoacyl synthase N-terminal-like domain-containing protein, which yields MTARAVVTGIGVVAPSGIGVDAHWRTVLAGTRRTGPITLFDPAGYPTRYGGEVPDFDATAYADNRRLVQTDRWTHLGFAATRLALADAGLPERAPDPYGYAVALASSSGGNLFGQRELQRLWGGPSRTVGAYQSIAWFYAASVGQLSIHHQFKGPCGVLVAETAGGLDSLAHAARAVRRGTPVVIAGATECPLSPYALACQLRSGLLSDVADPERAYRPFDAAASGYLPAEGGAVFVVEELGHALSRGARVYGEVTGWGATHDAVHTGPDTAGDPVQYARAMRLALDRAGVGPETVDVVLPDALGVPRYDRSEATALRAVFGDRPPPVSTQKPLTGRAYQGGSALDVATALLAFGHDTLPASAGPDEVAEGCELDFLREHRRPRSRLALVCARGFDGFNSALVLRGAAPPRGVAS from the coding sequence GTGACCGCGCGGGCCGTGGTGACCGGCATCGGTGTCGTGGCGCCCAGCGGGATCGGCGTGGACGCGCACTGGCGTACTGTGCTCGCCGGCACCCGCCGCACCGGGCCGATCACCCTCTTCGACCCCGCCGGCTATCCCACCCGGTACGGCGGGGAGGTGCCCGACTTCGACGCCACCGCGTACGCCGACAACCGGCGGCTGGTGCAGACCGACCGGTGGACGCACCTCGGCTTCGCCGCCACCCGGTTGGCGCTGGCCGATGCCGGCCTGCCCGAACGGGCCCCCGACCCGTACGGCTACGCGGTGGCCCTGGCCAGTTCCTCCGGCGGGAACCTGTTCGGGCAGCGGGAGTTGCAACGGCTCTGGGGCGGGCCGTCCCGTACCGTCGGGGCGTACCAGTCGATCGCCTGGTTCTATGCGGCCAGCGTCGGCCAGCTCTCCATCCACCACCAGTTCAAGGGACCGTGTGGGGTGCTGGTCGCCGAGACCGCCGGCGGGCTGGACAGCCTGGCACACGCCGCGCGGGCGGTGCGCCGGGGCACGCCGGTGGTGATCGCCGGGGCGACCGAGTGCCCGCTGAGCCCGTACGCCCTGGCCTGCCAGCTCCGTTCCGGCCTGCTCAGCGATGTGGCCGACCCGGAGCGGGCCTACCGGCCGTTCGACGCCGCCGCCAGCGGCTACCTTCCCGCCGAGGGTGGCGCGGTGTTCGTGGTGGAGGAGTTGGGCCACGCGCTGTCGCGGGGCGCCCGCGTGTACGGCGAGGTGACCGGTTGGGGCGCCACCCACGACGCCGTCCACACCGGACCCGACACCGCCGGCGACCCCGTCCAGTACGCCCGCGCGATGCGGCTGGCCCTGGACCGGGCTGGCGTCGGGCCGGAGACGGTCGACGTGGTGCTGCCCGACGCGCTCGGCGTGCCCCGGTACGACCGCAGCGAGGCCACCGCGCTGCGCGCCGTCTTCGGCGACCGGCCGCCCCCGGTGAGCACTCAGAAGCCGCTGACCGGACGCGCGTACCAGGGCGGATCGGCGCTGGACGTTGCCACCGCACTGCTCGCCTTCGGGCATGACACGCTGCCCGCCTCCGCCGGGCCGGACGAGGTGGCCGAGGGATGCGAGTTGGACTTCCTGCGGGAGCACCGGCGACCGCGCAGCCGGCTGGCGCTGGTCTGCGCCCGCGGCTTCGACGGATTCAACAGCGCGCTGGTCCTACGTGGGGCCGCGCCGCCGAGGGGAGTGGCGTCATGA
- a CDS encoding acyl carrier protein, whose amino-acid sequence MRPEIRAFVVEQLDDMNYDVEGIDEDTTLGPSGVDLESLALADLAVRVEDRYGVKFADDESEKLALMTVGEFTTMVADRVAGATSDNS is encoded by the coding sequence ATGCGACCCGAGATCCGCGCCTTCGTCGTCGAGCAGCTCGACGACATGAACTACGACGTCGAGGGCATCGACGAGGACACCACGCTCGGCCCGTCCGGGGTGGACCTGGAGTCGTTGGCCCTGGCCGACCTCGCCGTACGGGTGGAGGACCGCTACGGCGTGAAGTTCGCCGACGACGAGTCCGAGAAGCTGGCCCTGATGACGGTCGGCGAGTTCACCACGATGGTCGCCGACCGGGTCGCCGGGGCGACGAGCGACAACTCCTGA
- a CDS encoding class I adenylate-forming enzyme family protein, whose protein sequence is MDEILLSGRSTDICFRLPEPVDRGTLRRLVVDAQARLGAAGLRPEGAAALRMPPSLAYVVNLLATWRTGAQAILLDHRLTDHEVDRALARLTPQVVVAPVRSGGGGLRIFVDVTEGVTGYADRPAVSGHAVIQLSSGSTGPSKVIGRTADDLVAEVHRYTHLDGVALPGERIILLPSTVHVLGLVGGLLHGLHTGVELVPPERLAGDAVLAAIAAGDSPATVLGVPFHIGLLASTRPTGPLPQFKRMTTGGELVPAAVARAFTDRYGVPLGNMYGMTEVGVIGTDLHGRHRPSIAPAPGIGVREVDGELWVSCPASPYVGLSDPGRWADGWLHTRDAGTVEPDTGLVTVRGRLDSQVSVGGLKVDLTEVESTVAELPGVAAAVVVFDGGITAYVQPAGPLSEEMLDKLLAERLAGYKRPRTLHLVNQLPRTTTGKLVRSVDALRTAAT, encoded by the coding sequence GTGGACGAAATTCTGCTCTCCGGCCGTTCGACCGATATTTGTTTCCGACTTCCCGAACCGGTCGACCGGGGCACCCTGCGCCGGCTGGTGGTCGACGCGCAGGCCCGCCTCGGCGCCGCCGGACTGCGCCCCGAGGGCGCCGCCGCACTGCGGATGCCGCCCTCGCTGGCGTATGTGGTGAACCTGCTGGCCACCTGGCGCACCGGGGCGCAGGCGATCCTGCTCGACCACCGGCTCACCGACCACGAGGTCGACCGGGCGCTCGCGCGGCTCACTCCGCAGGTTGTCGTGGCCCCGGTCCGTAGCGGTGGCGGCGGCCTGCGGATCTTCGTCGACGTCACCGAGGGCGTCACCGGGTACGCGGACCGCCCGGCGGTCAGCGGGCACGCGGTGATCCAACTCAGCTCCGGCTCCACCGGACCGTCCAAGGTGATCGGACGCACCGCCGACGACCTGGTCGCCGAGGTACACCGTTACACCCACCTCGACGGGGTGGCGCTGCCCGGCGAACGGATCATCCTGTTGCCCTCGACGGTGCACGTGCTCGGCCTGGTCGGCGGCCTGCTCCACGGCCTGCACACCGGGGTCGAGCTGGTGCCGCCGGAGCGGCTGGCCGGCGACGCCGTGCTGGCCGCCATCGCCGCCGGCGACTCACCGGCCACCGTGCTCGGCGTGCCGTTCCACATCGGACTGCTCGCCTCCACCCGCCCGACCGGGCCGCTGCCGCAGTTCAAGCGGATGACCACCGGCGGCGAGCTGGTGCCGGCCGCCGTCGCCCGGGCCTTCACCGACCGGTACGGCGTGCCGTTGGGCAACATGTACGGGATGACCGAGGTCGGCGTCATCGGCACCGACCTGCACGGCCGCCACCGCCCGTCGATCGCCCCGGCGCCCGGCATCGGCGTCCGCGAGGTCGACGGCGAGTTGTGGGTGAGCTGCCCCGCGTCGCCGTACGTCGGGCTGAGCGACCCCGGCCGCTGGGCCGACGGCTGGCTGCACACCCGCGACGCCGGCACCGTCGAGCCGGACACCGGCCTGGTCACCGTACGCGGGCGGCTCGACTCGCAGGTCTCCGTCGGTGGCCTGAAGGTCGACCTGACCGAGGTGGAGTCGACCGTGGCCGAGCTGCCCGGCGTCGCCGCCGCCGTGGTCGTGTTCGACGGCGGCATCACCGCCTACGTGCAGCCGGCCGGGCCGCTGTCGGAGGAAATGCTGGACAAGTTGCTCGCCGAGCGGCTGGCCGGCTACAAGCGTCCCCGCACCCTGCACCTGGTGAATCAGTTGCCCCGCACCACCACCGGCAAGCTGGTCCGCTCGGTCGACGCGTTGCGGACGGCGGCGACGTGA
- a CDS encoding beta-ketoacyl-[acyl-carrier-protein] synthase family protein, translating to MAERPAVQLTGFHATSALGRGADAQLAGVLAGAPAFRPVDRFDTTPRRVDAAATLPDAGDLADELAEAVDAACRDAGLDAGRRAGTALLLAVHGGAGVPALTTGLAARTGLTGPARAYTTACVSASSAVADAAALIRRGDVTRVVVAAGYLVEPDQYALFDAGRALATDGAVRPFSAGRTGLLLGDGIAAVVLESPAAARGAVADLLGWGRAGDAFHPCQPEPGGRGLARAVTAALRRAGLTAEAIGYVNANATGTGHSDAAEAAALRTALGAATARIPVSSTKALHGHALEASGLLELVVTVLALRHGKLPVNAGWLGPDPACPLDVVRDAPRPAATGYALSLNAAFGGANTALLVGAA from the coding sequence ATGGCTGAGCGACCCGCCGTCCAGCTCACCGGCTTCCACGCGACCAGCGCACTCGGCCGAGGCGCCGACGCCCAGCTCGCCGGTGTGCTCGCCGGTGCCCCGGCGTTCCGGCCGGTGGACCGCTTCGACACGACGCCCCGCCGGGTCGACGCCGCCGCCACCCTGCCCGACGCCGGCGACCTGGCCGACGAACTGGCCGAGGCGGTCGACGCGGCGTGCCGGGACGCCGGGCTCGACGCCGGCCGCCGGGCGGGCACCGCCCTGCTGCTGGCGGTGCACGGCGGTGCGGGCGTGCCGGCGCTCACCACCGGGCTGGCCGCCCGGACGGGGCTCACCGGCCCGGCCCGGGCGTACACCACCGCCTGCGTCTCGGCGAGCAGCGCGGTCGCCGACGCGGCGGCCCTGATCCGTCGCGGCGACGTCACACGCGTGGTGGTGGCAGCCGGATACCTGGTCGAGCCGGACCAGTACGCGCTCTTCGACGCCGGTCGCGCCCTCGCCACCGACGGCGCGGTGCGCCCCTTCAGCGCCGGCCGCACCGGGCTGCTGCTCGGCGACGGCATCGCCGCGGTGGTGCTGGAGTCGCCGGCCGCCGCCCGGGGGGCGGTCGCCGACCTGCTCGGTTGGGGCCGGGCCGGGGACGCGTTCCACCCCTGCCAACCCGAGCCGGGCGGGCGCGGCCTGGCCCGCGCGGTCACCGCCGCGCTGCGCCGGGCCGGGCTCACGGCAGAGGCGATCGGGTACGTCAACGCCAACGCCACCGGCACCGGCCACAGCGACGCCGCCGAGGCGGCGGCGCTGCGCACCGCGCTCGGCGCGGCGACGGCCCGGATCCCGGTCAGCTCCACCAAGGCGCTGCACGGGCACGCCCTGGAAGCCTCCGGCCTGCTGGAGCTGGTGGTGACCGTGCTCGCCCTGCGGCACGGGAAACTGCCCGTCAACGCCGGCTGGCTCGGCCCCGACCCGGCCTGCCCGCTGGACGTCGTCCGCGACGCGCCCCGGCCCGCCGCCACCGGGTACGCGCTGAGCCTCAACGCCGCCTTCGGCGGCGCCAACACCGCGCTGCTGGTCGGTGCGGCATGA
- a CDS encoding beta-ketoacyl-[acyl-carrier-protein] synthase family protein: MTGRRTVVTGVGVVAPGGASRDRFWKTITEGRTATRRITFFDPAPFRSQIAAECDFDPVAAGLTGAELRRADRYVQFALACAAEAVADAGLELTDAERDRTGVVLGTAVGGTTALEQEYVTVSDTGRRWLVDAGRGGPYLYQALVPSSLAADVACRHGLHGPAQVVSTGCTSGIDAIGYAHHLIADGEADIVLAGAADSPISPVTVASFDAIKATSPDNDDPAHASRPFDNDRHGFVLAEGAAVLVLEEADHARRRGAHVYCEVAGYASRSNGYHMTGLRPDGLEMGLAISAALKQGRIAPAQVSYISAHGSGTRQNDRHETAAFKRALGQAAYGVPISSIKSMVGHSLGAIGSIEMAACALAVEFGVVPPTANWSTRDPECDLDYVPNEARELPVDVALSVGSGFGGFQSAMVFRRLAGRVRA; encoded by the coding sequence ATGACCGGGCGCCGCACGGTGGTGACCGGCGTCGGGGTGGTCGCACCCGGCGGCGCCAGCCGGGACCGGTTCTGGAAGACCATCACCGAGGGGCGGACGGCGACGCGGCGGATCACCTTCTTCGACCCGGCGCCGTTCCGGTCCCAGATCGCCGCCGAGTGCGACTTCGACCCGGTCGCCGCCGGCCTGACCGGGGCCGAGCTGCGGCGCGCCGACCGGTACGTGCAGTTCGCCCTCGCCTGCGCCGCCGAGGCGGTCGCCGACGCCGGCCTGGAGCTCACCGACGCCGAGCGGGACCGCACCGGGGTGGTGCTAGGCACCGCCGTCGGCGGCACCACGGCCCTGGAACAGGAGTACGTCACCGTCAGCGACACCGGCCGCCGCTGGCTGGTCGACGCCGGGCGCGGCGGCCCGTACCTCTACCAGGCGCTCGTGCCAAGCAGCCTCGCCGCCGACGTGGCGTGCCGGCACGGGCTGCACGGCCCCGCGCAGGTGGTCTCCACCGGCTGCACCTCCGGCATCGACGCGATCGGGTACGCCCACCATCTCATCGCCGACGGCGAGGCCGACATCGTGCTGGCCGGGGCGGCCGACTCGCCGATCTCCCCGGTCACTGTCGCCTCCTTCGACGCGATCAAGGCGACCAGCCCGGACAACGACGACCCGGCGCACGCCTCCCGCCCGTTCGACAACGACCGGCACGGCTTCGTCCTCGCCGAGGGGGCGGCGGTGCTGGTGCTGGAGGAGGCCGATCATGCCCGGCGTCGTGGCGCCCACGTCTACTGCGAGGTGGCCGGCTATGCCAGCCGCAGCAACGGCTACCACATGACCGGGTTGCGGCCCGACGGGCTGGAGATGGGGCTGGCCATCTCGGCCGCGCTGAAACAGGGCCGGATCGCCCCAGCGCAGGTCTCCTACATCAGTGCCCACGGCTCCGGCACCCGGCAGAACGACCGGCACGAGACCGCCGCGTTCAAGCGGGCGCTCGGCCAGGCCGCGTACGGGGTGCCGATCAGCTCGATCAAGTCGATGGTCGGGCACTCGCTCGGCGCGATCGGCTCGATCGAGATGGCCGCCTGCGCGCTGGCGGTGGAGTTCGGCGTGGTGCCGCCGACGGCCAACTGGTCCACCCGGGACCCGGAGTGCGACCTGGACTACGTTCCGAACGAGGCGCGTGAGCTGCCCGTCGACGTGGCGCTCTCGGTGGGCAGCGGGTTCGGCGGTTTCCAGTCGGCCATGGTGTTCCGCCGGCTGGCCGGGCGGGTGCGGGCGTGA
- a CDS encoding beta-ketoacyl synthase chain length factor, translated as MSAGGGPTDTRPEGSATHGRLTVLAEAAWPEPGDGAPPRVPGYLHSSFPPLVAAVAERCLTRAYGRRPAPYGERIAVVLVSAAGDRASAAHVRATVAGGGRPGPLFFFQSVPNSVAGHVAARWGLGGPVLCLAPTGDPRAEGTAEAELLLHDGDADRALLVLIEQAPDDGGARGPGGVPGTRAVAVLLGGDAP; from the coding sequence ATGAGCGCGGGCGGCGGACCCACCGACACACGCCCCGAGGGCTCGGCGACGCACGGCCGCCTCACCGTGCTGGCCGAGGCGGCCTGGCCCGAGCCGGGCGACGGCGCGCCGCCGCGGGTGCCCGGGTACCTGCACTCCAGCTTCCCGCCCCTGGTCGCGGCGGTCGCCGAGCGATGCCTGACCCGGGCGTACGGCCGGCGGCCGGCCCCCTACGGCGAACGGATCGCGGTCGTGCTGGTCAGCGCGGCCGGGGACCGGGCCAGCGCGGCGCACGTGCGCGCCACGGTTGCCGGCGGCGGCCGGCCCGGGCCGCTGTTCTTCTTCCAGTCGGTGCCCAACAGCGTGGCCGGGCACGTGGCCGCCCGCTGGGGGCTGGGCGGGCCGGTGCTCTGCCTGGCGCCGACCGGCGACCCGCGCGCCGAGGGGACCGCCGAGGCCGAGCTGCTGCTGCACGACGGCGACGCCGACCGCGCGTTGCTGGTCCTGATCGAACAGGCACCCGACGACGGCGGTGCGCGGGGCCCGGGCGGCGTGCCTGGCACCCGGGCCGTCGCGGTGCTGCTGGGAGGAGACGCACCATGA
- a CDS encoding class I adenylate-forming enzyme family protein: MRNRRLRGVLAADKRIGAGNVLARVLAHGVDPDGPGLTFDTAVDGHPAERPLTLARLDERVAARVAWLHERGIKPRDPVAVWATAAADMVLSFLALTRLGAIPALMNGRLRPEIAAEYVRRLRGVGVLADDAHAALLAGHDLGVPVLGTPAEAGTGDPAAAPEHYRHHADDPVVITHTSGTTGVPKAVLHSHASLFAATRHLLTMPQAQGTRRILNALPAPHTATVLMVNQALGNRAEMLLLSDQGGERVLEAIQRWRPDGVFGFSVTWAELARFDLAAYDLDSVSLWFNTGDCSHEPHVRRLVAVGSRDVVTREGVTRVPGSVFIDGLGSSEMGHSMFHITHRVDTDRYGRCVGRPYQFAKVAVLDAGGDPVPTGQVGWLGIDSPSLFRGYWNDSVTTYRSRQRGWYLTGDLVYADEEGRYHHLDRAVDAVDAGDGRWFYTALSEERVLAACPDVTDCTVVITSGADRVVTDVLLELAAGADPAEDRTDQVRAALGPDVGATLRRVVPVRPADLPVTVTGKVRKVVLRERYLTESPS; the protein is encoded by the coding sequence ATGAGGAACAGGAGACTGCGCGGGGTGCTGGCCGCTGACAAACGGATCGGCGCCGGCAACGTGCTCGCCCGGGTGCTGGCCCACGGCGTCGACCCGGACGGGCCGGGCCTCACCTTCGACACCGCCGTGGACGGCCACCCGGCCGAGCGTCCGCTGACCCTGGCCCGGCTCGACGAGCGGGTGGCCGCCCGCGTCGCCTGGCTGCACGAGCGGGGGATCAAGCCCCGTGACCCGGTCGCCGTCTGGGCCACCGCCGCCGCCGACATGGTGCTCAGCTTCCTCGCGCTGACCCGGCTCGGCGCGATCCCGGCGCTGATGAACGGCAGGCTGCGTCCCGAGATCGCCGCCGAGTACGTCCGCCGGCTACGCGGCGTCGGGGTGCTCGCCGACGACGCGCACGCCGCCCTGCTGGCCGGGCACGACCTCGGCGTGCCGGTGCTCGGCACGCCCGCCGAGGCCGGCACCGGCGACCCGGCCGCCGCGCCGGAGCACTACCGGCACCACGCCGACGACCCGGTCGTCATCACCCACACCTCCGGCACCACCGGGGTGCCCAAGGCGGTACTGCACTCGCACGCGAGCCTGTTCGCCGCCACCCGGCACCTGCTCACCATGCCGCAGGCGCAGGGCACCCGCCGGATCCTCAACGCGCTGCCCGCCCCGCACACCGCCACCGTGCTCATGGTCAACCAGGCCCTCGGCAACCGGGCCGAGATGTTGCTGCTGTCCGACCAGGGTGGGGAGCGGGTGCTGGAGGCGATCCAGCGCTGGCGCCCCGACGGGGTGTTCGGGTTCTCGGTGACCTGGGCGGAGCTGGCCCGTTTCGACCTGGCCGCGTACGACCTGGACTCGGTGTCGCTGTGGTTCAACACCGGCGACTGCTCGCACGAGCCGCACGTCCGCCGGCTGGTCGCGGTCGGCTCCCGCGACGTGGTGACCCGCGAGGGGGTCACCCGGGTGCCCGGTTCCGTCTTCATCGACGGGCTCGGCTCCAGCGAGATGGGGCACTCGATGTTCCACATCACCCACCGCGTCGACACCGACCGGTACGGCCGCTGCGTCGGCCGGCCCTACCAGTTCGCGAAGGTCGCCGTCCTCGACGCCGGGGGCGACCCGGTGCCGACCGGCCAGGTGGGCTGGCTCGGCATCGACTCGCCGTCGCTGTTCCGCGGCTACTGGAACGACTCGGTCACCACGTACCGGTCCCGCCAGCGTGGCTGGTACCTCACCGGCGACCTGGTGTACGCCGACGAGGAGGGCCGCTACCACCATCTGGACCGGGCCGTCGACGCGGTCGACGCGGGCGACGGGCGGTGGTTCTACACCGCGCTGTCCGAGGAGCGGGTCCTCGCCGCCTGCCCGGACGTCACCGACTGCACCGTGGTGATCACCTCCGGGGCCGACCGGGTGGTCACCGACGTGCTGCTGGAACTCGCCGCCGGCGCCGATCCCGCCGAGGACCGCACCGATCAGGTCCGGGCCGCGCTCGGTCCGGACGTCGGCGCGACCCTGCGCCGGGTCGTGCCGGTCCGCCCCGCCGACCTCCCGGTCACCGTCACCGGCAAGGTGCGCAAGGTGGTGCTGCGGGAGCGGTACCTCACCGAGTCGCCGTCATGA
- a CDS encoding 4'-phosphopantetheinyl transferase family protein gives MSQSPVPGRDTAYVWIGRGVGGRPAPAGLLLRRAGATLLGRAEDEIVVRHGRDGRPLVAVCGAGARVELPVSVSRSGPVVVVAARPGGPVGVDVERCRPLPARELARRWYAPTEAAWLAGRPADGQAADFLRLWTAKEAVGKALGVGLRDGGLRRRMPVPDGPGALRRPGFADGGGWLRPVPGVANLCVGHPPVGGGLVLAVAVVAADGPTVEVVTVQVDVAGNVDGAARRSGHVAAVRNASTERTSLPVVVRGN, from the coding sequence GTGAGCCAGTCACCGGTGCCCGGTCGGGACACCGCGTACGTGTGGATCGGGCGGGGCGTCGGCGGTCGGCCGGCCCCGGCCGGGCTGCTACTGCGGCGGGCGGGTGCCACGCTGCTCGGTCGCGCGGAGGACGAAATCGTGGTGCGGCACGGCCGCGACGGGCGTCCGCTGGTCGCGGTGTGTGGCGCGGGCGCTCGGGTGGAGCTTCCGGTCAGCGTCAGCCGGTCCGGCCCGGTGGTGGTGGTCGCCGCCCGTCCGGGTGGGCCGGTCGGGGTCGACGTGGAGCGGTGCCGCCCGCTGCCCGCGCGGGAGCTGGCCCGCCGGTGGTACGCGCCGACCGAGGCGGCCTGGTTGGCCGGGCGCCCCGCCGACGGGCAGGCGGCGGACTTCCTGCGGTTGTGGACGGCGAAGGAGGCCGTGGGCAAGGCGCTCGGAGTGGGATTGCGCGATGGTGGTCTGCGCCGACGGATGCCCGTGCCCGACGGGCCCGGTGCGCTCCGGCGGCCGGGGTTCGCCGACGGCGGCGGGTGGCTGCGACCGGTGCCCGGCGTCGCGAACCTGTGCGTCGGGCATCCGCCGGTGGGCGGGGGTCTCGTCCTGGCCGTCGCGGTGGTCGCCGCCGACGGGCCCACGGTCGAGGTCGTCACGGTCCAGGTGGACGTTGCCGGGAACGTGGACGGGGCGGCGCGGCGCAGCGGTCACGTCGCCGCCGTCCGCAACGCGTCGACCGAGCGGACCAGCTTGCCGGTGGTGGTGCGGGGCAACTGA
- a CDS encoding antibiotic biosynthesis monooxygenase family protein has translation MSERRARVVFLVRVPDERTEAFLAAYEAVRHLVAGGVPGHLVDQVCRSSADPEQWLITSEWASLADFEAWERSPEHRDLVRPMRECFTDARSLRFLIHAQTSAAARPDPRAESPRLSRS, from the coding sequence ATGAGCGAGCGGCGGGCCCGGGTGGTGTTCCTGGTGCGGGTGCCGGACGAGCGCACGGAGGCGTTTCTGGCCGCGTACGAGGCGGTCCGGCACCTGGTGGCCGGGGGCGTCCCGGGGCACCTCGTCGACCAGGTCTGCCGTTCGTCGGCCGACCCGGAACAGTGGCTGATCACCAGTGAGTGGGCGAGCCTGGCCGACTTCGAGGCGTGGGAACGCAGCCCGGAGCACCGGGACCTGGTGCGGCCGATGCGGGAGTGCTTCACCGACGCCCGGTCGCTGCGCTTCCTCATCCACGCGCAGACCTCCGCCGCGGCCCGGCCTGACCCCCGCGCCGAATCACCCCGGCTGTCCCGCTCGTAG
- a CDS encoding cupin domain-containing protein, producing the protein MSEGSLRLVAAVDVAPDGRRGGELRVLLGPKTVGSTSGFMGVATLRPGERIAEHYHPYSEEFLYLARGTITVDLDDEPVPLETGQALFVPRNVRHRLRNTGDEPAEVVFHLGPLAPRPELGHVDTELVEQRGGA; encoded by the coding sequence ATGAGTGAGGGCAGCCTGCGGCTGGTCGCGGCCGTCGACGTCGCGCCGGACGGTCGTCGCGGCGGGGAACTGCGGGTGCTGCTCGGCCCGAAGACCGTCGGCAGCACGTCGGGCTTCATGGGAGTGGCGACGCTGCGCCCGGGGGAGCGGATCGCCGAGCACTACCACCCGTACAGCGAGGAGTTTCTCTACCTGGCCCGGGGCACGATCACCGTGGACCTGGACGACGAGCCGGTGCCGCTGGAAACCGGACAGGCGCTGTTCGTACCGCGCAACGTGCGGCACCGGCTGCGCAACACCGGCGACGAGCCGGCTGAGGTGGTCTTCCACCTGGGGCCGCTGGCACCCCGGCCCGAACTCGGCCACGTCGACACCGAACTGGTCGAACAGCGGGGCGGAGCATGA